GGGAAAAATTTCAGGAACGACTGGCGAAACTTACCGGCGGCGTAGCTGTGATTTCCGTAGGGGCTTCGACTGAAGCAGAAATGAAGCAGACCAAGGCTCGGATGGAAGATGCTTTGCATGCGACGCGTGCAGCAGTCGAAGAAGGTATCCTTCCCGGTGGTGGCGTTGCGTTGCTGCGTGCTGTGAAAGAAGTCAATAAAGTTGAAGCTGAAGGTGATGAAGCCATTGGAGTACGCATACTCGCGAAAGCGATTATGTCACCCTTGGAACAGATTGCTGACAATTGTGGCGAAGATGGTGCAGTGATCGTCGATGAAGTCAATCAGCTGAAGGGACCAAACGGCTACGACGCGTCTCAGGGTGAGTTTGTGGATATGCTGGCGTCCGGAATTCTGGATCCGGCCAAAGTGGTCCGCAGTGCGCTTTCCCACGCCGCATCAATTGCTGGATTAATGCTGACCACGCAGGTTTTGGTTACCAAAACTGATGATGCGGACGGCAAAAAACAGCCAACCGTGGAAGGTGCCGTTCGATAACGAACAGCTTCGTGGTGCAGGGAATCCGTCTGAAATTTCATACTCACCGGCGACTCGTCTGCAGGAACAATGTCATCCGCAAGGACGAATTTTGAAACGACCACGGGACACCAGATTTTGGTGTCCCGTTTTTCTTGCCTGTGACTTTTGGTGCCGCCGCTGTTGGCCGGGAATTTGAAAAATGCCGACACAACGCGACTACTATGAAGTACTGGGAGTCGCACGCAGCGCGACGGCAAGCGAAATCAAAAAAGCCTATCGAACCATTGCTCTGAAGAATCATCCGGACCGCAATCCAGGTGACGAAACAGCCATTGAACGCTTCAAGGAAGCCTCTGAAGCCTTCGACGTTCTGGGCGATGAAGATAAAAGGTCACGCTATGACCAGTTTGGTCACGCCGGTGTTTCCGGATCCCGTGGAGGAGGTACCGGTTTCCAGGATGTCGGTGATATTTTCAGTGCATTCGGAGACATCTTTGAGAATTTTGGATTTGGTGGCAGTGGAGGAGGACGTACACGGGGAGGACGTCGCGGATCTTCGTTACAGGCAACGGCTCAAATCGATTTGACCGAAGCTGCGGCCGGCTGTACTCGTGAGCTTCATATTTCCCGGCATGAACCGTGCGATACGTGTAATGGGTCCGGTGCACGGCCAGGCAGCCAGCCTGTCACCTGCTCCACCTGCGGTGGCCACGGACAGGTGATTCAGGCTCAGGGACTGTTCCGTGTGCAGACCACCTGTCCCGCCTGTCGAGGTGAAGGAAAAACAGTCTCCAGCCCGTGCGTTGACTGCAGCGGCAACGGTCGCACCATGAAGGAAGTCGTGCGAGAAGTCAAAATCCCTGCGGGGATTGACAACGGAATGCAGCTCTGCCTGCGAAGCGAAGGTGAAGCCGGTGCCAAAGGTGGTGCTCGAGGTGATCTGTATGTTGACGTGGAAGTTCGTCCACATCCGTTGTTCGAACGAGACGGAATGGATTTAAAATGTCGGGTTCCGGTAACGTATTCCCAGGCCGTTCTGGGAACAGAGCTGGAAATTCCGACGCTCACCGGACGAAAGGATTTTACTCTGCCTGCAGGAACACAACCTGGCAGCGTGACCCGTCTGCGGGGAAAAGGGATGCCGGATCCGCGGAATGGACATCAGGTTGGCGACCTGCTGGTTGAAATTCAGGTGGAAGTACCGCGAAAGACCGGTGGAAGACAGGAGGAACTGCTCAGAGAACTGGCCGAACTTGAGGCGGTGGACGTGATGCCGGAGCAAAAATCATTTTTCGGTCAGTTGAAGGAATTTTTCGGTGGCGGTGAAGAGGAACAATGACAGAAGAAACCAAAAATGAGCCGGAATTGCCGGAAGACGATGTCCCTGCAGCTGAGGCATCGGAAACGAGTGAACCTGCTGCTGAACCGGTGAATCCGGATGACCTGCGGTTACAGATCGAGAAACTTCAGGATCAGCTGCTCAGAGGACAGGCGGAACTGGAAAATTTTCGACGAAGGTCTCATCGCGAAGCAGATGAAGCCCGCAAATACCAGTCCCTGCCGATGGTACGTGACCTGCTGCCGGCACTGGACAATCTGGAACGGGCCATCCATGCGGCGGAGCAGACCGGTGATGTTGGAACTCTGCTGGAAGGGATCCGCATGGTGTCTCAACAGCTGTTCGACACACTGAAGGGACATGCAATTCAGCCAATCACTGCCGAAGGCGAGCAGTTCGATCCAAATCTCCATGCAGCGTTGAGCCAGGTACCAACTGACGAGCATCCGCCAATGACCGTGATTCAGGTGGTTGAATCCGGGTATCTCATGCATGATCGCATCGTACGACCCGCAAAAGTCATTGTCAGCTGCGCCCTTCCTGAAACGGAGTCAGACGCAACTCCCGCAGCAGATGCAGAAGAATAATAGGAGACAGACATGCCCACTTATGAATATCGCTGTAAATCGTGTGCGCACGAATGGGAAGAATTCCAGTCGATCAAAGCAAAACCGTTACGCAAGTGTCCGGAGTGTGGAAAGCTTAAGGCTGAACGAATCATCAGTGCCGGCGGTGGAATCATTTTCAAAGGTTCGGGATTCTATCAGACAGATTACCGCAGTGACTCATGGAAGAAGGGCGAAAAAGCGGACAAAAAGTCACAGGACTCGTCATCATCAGGTGACAGTAAATCGTCCGGCGACTCGAAATCGTCTGGTACAAAAACAGACAGTTCTTCCGATTAATTGATATCGACTGCCTCCGTTTTCGTGTCCTCTCGGAGGAAAGAACACGCTGCGGGCCTCCCTGTTGTTTACGTTTCCTGAAACCTCGTGCCTGTTCTCATCAGGCCATCGGAGATAGAGTGTTCTGACTGCAGGGAATCATTCGTCTTCGTGTGTTTTCTGCAACTGTCGACTGAAGTTCTCAGCACACTCCCTGTCTCCCGCCAGAGACGAACCTGATCGAGCAGACTGATCATGCATCCGACGTTACAACCGGCCGTTAAACAGCTGATTGACAAACAGGACTTGTCGGCAAATGAGATGAGGGACTGTGTCGGAGCGATCATGGATGGTGAGTGCGACGCAATTGATGTGTCATCGCTGCTCACAGCAATTTCCTGTAAAGGCCCTTCAGCGATTGAAATCGTAGGAGCGGCACAGGCCATGAGGGACCGGGCTTCCCGAATCGCGACGCAACGAAAACCTCTTCTGGATACGTGTGGCACCGGTGGCGATCAGCTGCACACATTCAATATTAGTACGGCCACGGCCATCGTGGCTGCCGCCTGTGACATTTCCGTTGCCAAGCATGGAAACCGCAGCGTCTCCAGCAGCAGTGGATCAGCCGACGTATTGGAAGCCCTGGACGTAAACATCCAGCTGACGCCGGAACAGGCTGCCAAATGTCTGGATGAGGTGGGTATTGCGTTTTGTTTTGCACCGTTGGTTCACGGAGCGATGAAACACGCGGCTCCGATTCGCAAAGCACTCGGTTTCCCTACCATTTTCAACCTGCTGGGTCCGCTCACCAATCCTGCCGGCGCAGAGTATCAACTGCTGGGTGCCAGTCGCATCGAACGAGCAAAACTACTCTCCGGCGCACTTAGCGAACTGGGGACACGCCGGGCACTGGTCGTCTGTGGCAATGATGAACTGGATGAAGTATGTCTGTGGGGACCGACAACCGTCTTTGAGGTCCATGCCGGACAGGTGAAACACAGTCAATGGACACCGGATGATTTTGGATTATCCACATGTGATGTCCGTTCACTGCGCGTGGATTCTGCTCAGGAAAGTGCAGAATTCGTTCGACTGGCGTTGGCCGGACAGGATTCTCCGGCAACCCGAATCGTAACGGCCAATGCTGCGGCCGCACTTTTGGCAGCAGAACGTTTTCAGGATCTCCGGCAGGCTGTGGGACACGTACAGGCTGTGCTGAACAGCGGTGCGGCAACTGAAAAACTTTCTGAACTTGCCGAATGGACTCGGATGCACCGGTAGCAGTTACGGGGAAACGGTCCAGCTGGCTCAACAGTTGTGCACGCACGCCCTTATGAAAGCAGCGGCGCAAACCGACTTTCGAAGACAGTTCCAAATTTTCCCGAGAGGATGATTGTTCCGGAAGCTGTATGATCTGTCCATTGACCGCCGCTGATGATGCAGTCGTCGATGACTATCCCGCTCATGCGCTCCGTTTTGAAATCATCGTTCGCTTTCCACAACACTTCCGATTCCGGTGCACTGGTAAGCAGCAGGACTCGACGTCTGCCGTCTCGCGTCAATACGGCCAACCACAGCTCGGTCATTTCGACTCCGTTACACAACGATGAGGGTTCAAGCTCGATGTCATGGTAGATTCCGGAAACCTGTTCCTCAGATTCCATCAGCCGCAGCAGCTGACGTGCCGGAACCGGCACCTTGCGAGACATGGATACGTCGGGCAGTGTCCGTTTTCCCAGTTGCTGCATCCAGGCATTTGCGATCTGTTGCCGGGTTTCCTCAGCCCCCTGTCGAAAATATCGACCTGTTTCCATCAGTAATGATTCGACTGCGGCGTCCGGGAGTGGAACTCGAACACAGCAATCGATCAAATCATCCAAAAACTCGGATGTCATCGGATCACTCGGATCGAGTTCGGGCGGTTCAAACACAGAGACATCGTCAGTCCTCAGTTCGCTGCACAGTGACGATGCCTCATCGGGGCTCAAACGACTGTAGAGTCGGCTGGACTGAATCGTGTCCAGCGTCTTCTGCTGTTCCAGTCCTCCGATATCTGTCAGGAACATATAAACAGCTCGTAACACGGCTCGCAGGCTGACCGACGGGTCGGGCGTGAACGTGACTGACGCCGGACTCAGTCTTATATCAAGGTGGTCCTCAACACTCGTCCGCCATCGTTCAACGTCTGCATCGCAGGCTCCGTGAATGTGTTTCTGAAAAAACTGTTCCAGTCGACCGGCAATATTTTCCCGCTCGTCACGCGTCAGAACCGTCGGGTCGGTCACCCGCAGGCCGGACGCTTTGTGTTCGGCGAGGCAGCGGTAAAGGTATATGCGATCGTACTCACTGCGCAGCGGCAGTGATGTAATCTCCCGCAGACCTGCCTGCAGGCTGTCACGTGACGGCGGAAACCGGTGGTGCAGTTCTGTGAGTTCAGCTCCATAGGCCCAGGCAGGGTCACGCTGACGAAGACCCGGACCGTACACAGCAGCCACTTCATTTCCAATCAGCCGCACGGCATCGCTGAAGAAGGCAACAGCGCGCTGATCGACGTAGTTTTCGATCAATTTCTTTGAACCACGACGTCCGAGTTCGGATGCCACCCACCACGCTCCCAATGTCAAAGGACTGGCTCCTGCAGCAATTCGGCCGGCATAAATTCCTCGACCAAGCCGCGTCATCCATGGAGACACGGTTTGCCAGGCTCCCCAGGCCGTCACGGCTTTGCGGACATAGTTGTAGAGCTCAGAAATCGTATAGTGCTGCACGTCCAATGGAAGCTGTTCCACAAGGACCAGTGCCTGAAGACACGTGCGACTGGCAGCACGTGCCAGCTGATCGAAACTGGTTTCCATGACCGGGTGAGCGCTGTCCGGTGAGTAAACACGGGCAACCCGCTGAATGATGTCAAAGACTTCCTCCCGGATCATGGACAAATTCAACTGATCCTCTGAGCGATACCCGTCGGCGCGAATCTTTTCGTAAATCCGAGCTGCCTCCGTTTCCAGAATACGATTGACTTCGCGGTCTTTTTCAGACAACTCCGGATCTAAGACGTCATTCGAAGTTTCAGGAGAATCGTTAGCCGGATACTCAAGAAATTCCCGGTATCGCAGCAGACGATCGTTCAACTGCTGCCGCTGCAGGTCCAGTTGCCGCCCCTGGTCTTCCAGTGACTGACACGCCTGTTCACGCCAGGCTTCAAACGTTGCCCGATCATCATTGTGCGAAGGTGAAACGACCGCTGCCACATTCCCGCCCGGATCCTTTCCTGTCTCGTCCGGAACGATTCTGATCGGATCGCGTCCGCCCACAACAAGACTCACCAGTGGAATCATCGAACCCACTGTGATAATTATCTGGCTGAACCCGGAAGCGGTGGACATCAATGTGGCGAGGATCACCGTCACAGTGGCAATGAAACTCAATCCGAAAGCGATCAGGCGTTGTCGGGATTCCATGGATGATAACTACCGTTTTTCGGCAGCATCTCGCGAACGATGTTGCCGAACAGGAGGAGTGGCTGCGGACGGGGCGGAAGATTGTGAACACAAGCAGTCACCGGATCAAAGCCCGTCAGCTGACAAACGGTCGTCAGGATCTCTTTGGAACCCTGCGGCCATTCATAAGCATAGCCGGCTGAGGCTGCAGTTGCGCCACCACGCGCCCCTCACGGAGACCGGCCTGGCAAACCGGCCACAATAAGCGCACGACGGTATTCACTGCTCAGTCATAACAGCGGTTCATCGATCCTCCCGGGGTGGTTCGGATCGTCTGTTTAAGCCGCAGAAACCTGATCAGATTCAGAACAGTTCCTAACCGGGCCGCAGAAAGTTATTACCGAGAGGCATCACCGACGCCATTCCGGCAGGAATAACTAAATCCGTCGTCCATTGCGAATACGACACCACGTCTCGTAACGACTATGCCCGCTGCGGTGTATTTAAGGTGGCGAATTTTCGCTGTCTGGTTGTTTTTGTTCAGTCAGTGAAAAATGCACACCGGGAATCAGCCGGGCGGCGTTCCGGTAATACACATTCTTCAGAACTTCGTCAGGCAGACCGATTCCATAAATGTTCCACATGCCCTGCGGAGGAAACGGATTGTCTTCGTAGGGAAAATATTCATCCCATGTTTCGAGGAATCTCCAGTGCGGGATCAGTTCTGATATCGGCGGCACTCCGTCTGTGCCGAACAGAATTCGGTCCGCGTATTCCAGAAAGAAGCGACGCGCGGTGTAGGGCTGGCGACCAAGTTCGGCAACACGTGCAGCGATCTCAACATTCATATTCGGATAACGATCGAGATAGCGGCCCAGCTTCTGAAGGTCCTCGGGTATGTCCGCCATATGGGCACAGATGAACGTCGTTCCTGGATGTCGGGCGATCACTCGATTGCGAGCATCGATCAGTTCCTGATGACTCGGAAAGTCGTTCCCGTGAAAACTCCACTCCAGGTGTCGATGCAGTTCCTCCCAACGTTCGTTCTTTTCCGAAATCGGTCGAAAAAACGCCACAGGGTCAGCGCAATGCCATAACACAGGTATCTTTAACTCACCCGCCCGCTGCCACACCGGATCGAACCGCCGATCATCCGGGCGGTACAAACGACCGCTCGGATCGCGGAGGGAAAGACCAAGATCCTTGAGCAGCTTCAAACCCGATGCTCCCTGTCGCACAGCCTCAGTCAGACGATCCGCCATCCGGCTGCCATAGGCAGGCTCGTGTACCTGCCACGTTTCCGGGTTTTGGGCCTCGCCATCACCAATGTAGTCCATACGTACGAACACAATGAACCGACCGGGATGTCGGGACGTGAGATTCTGATGATGTTCGGAAAATGCAGCACCGGCCCGTCCGTCGAGGCTGACACTTACAGCAATATTGGACTGATCCATCACACGGACCATCTCATCAATTTGCGTTTCAGACAGTCGACCGGGGTGTGAATGCACATTAACGCAGGGAAACCTGGCCCGTTTCTGCAGGTGCCGGAATGTTCTAAGTTCCGACACGGGCCGGAATTCATCCAGATAGATGCGTCGCGGCACCGGTGGATTCTCAGGATCACTGCCACAGGTTGCACGAACAGAAACACCAATTGCCAAAGCGAACAATATCAATCGAGTCACGGGATAATCGGGAAAACAATGATTGGCCATGTGTACCTGTCTCTTGGTTCGTTACCGATAAACTGCCAGTCCTTCCGCCGGTACTGATCACTCCGGCTTCGTGACATCGCAGTCACCGGAATCAGCGTTTCCACTGGTTTCCTCCAGGTACGACAGCAGTCTGCGGATATCGTGAGCTCCGTTGATGACGATCAATACAGACATGACTGCGAATGCCAGCAGCAGCCCGACAAAAACGATCTGCCAGATCAGGGGCCAGTTCATAACAACACTTTCTATGACAGAGACCTGTCCATCGAATCAAAAGAATCTCATTAATCAGCAGCATCGAACGTCGGGCGGGCAGAAACAGTATTGGCCTGTTCGGGCCGAATCAAAGAACCAACAACTGTCAGGACAATCGCAGTCGCAACAGTCATCAAACCAATTTGAGGACTGGTCAGGCGTTCAACCCATTCACCCGATTCCAGCTGATATTTCAGTCCGACAGTAATTTGGACCGGTTCCAGGGCAAAAAGCATAAGCAAACCGGACAGGAGCCCCAGCAACGCTCCAAAACTGCTGGCTCCCTTCCAGTAGATACCCATCATCAAAACCACGAAAGCCCCGGTGAAGTAAATCCCGCCCGTGACCGCCATGTAGTCCCAAATATGCTCCCCGCCGGTATAGAACATTCCCCAGTACAACACGTATCCGCCCATCAGAACAATCAGGATTCGAGTCAGCCGGACACGAGATTCCGTAGTGAACGGACCTCGTTTCAGAGGAGCAACGATGTCCTGAGTAATCACCGAACTCCATGTCAGAAAATACGAATCATGAGTCGACATAAACGCCGCAATCATTCCGGCTGTCACAATTCCAATGACAACCGTCGGCAACAGTCGCCCCAGGAACACGGGCATCGCGTACAGATTCTCCAACTCGGGTTTGTCACCGGATTGCGCCAAAAACAGATCTTTCAGGTCAGCGCCCGCGGGAGAAGCGGTGATAAACACGAGGGCACAGATGCCCCAAAAGTATGGAATGATAAAACGCGCGGCGAACGACAATGATGACCAGCAATACTGGCGACGAACGGCACGTTCACTCTCCATCGCCAGAGCCCGGGCAACAGCCGTGGGCCAGACAGCACTCCCAACAAAACCGGTTGTCACAACCATCCAGAAAATATAGGACCAGCCGAAACCGGAGCCCTCCAGCGTAGGATCGAAACCGGCAGCACCAAGCTGTTCTTTAACCCCTGTGAAAATTTCGGACCAGCCCAGTGTCCGGATGGCCAGTACTGTTGTGAACAACAAACCTATCGACAGGACGACGAACTGAACGTAGTCAGTCAGAATCACTGAAATCATCCCGCCGAGCGTCGTGTAAATCAGAACCAGTCCCAGTAATGCAATCATCACCCAGCTGAGGGCAGCTCCCTCACTGGCCATTCCGGTCACACCAACGATAAACATGGATCCGGTTTTCAAAAACAATCCCATATTCAGGACGCCGGCCAGTACGAGGATCACACCACCGATGATCCGAATTTTTCTGTTGAACCTTTTCTCATAGAATTCCGGAATTGTCAGCACTTCCATACGACGGAGCGGGCCTACGATAAATCCGGTCAGCCCCACAAACAGAGTCCCGACTCCGGCGATGACACCAACATGAAATGCGGCAAACCCGCCTGTAAAACCTTTTTGTGCTGAATACATCACCGTAACAAGGCCGAGTTC
The DNA window shown above is from Fuerstiella sp. and carries:
- the trpD gene encoding anthranilate phosphoribosyltransferase, producing MHPTLQPAVKQLIDKQDLSANEMRDCVGAIMDGECDAIDVSSLLTAISCKGPSAIEIVGAAQAMRDRASRIATQRKPLLDTCGTGGDQLHTFNISTATAIVAAACDISVAKHGNRSVSSSSGSADVLEALDVNIQLTPEQAAKCLDEVGIAFCFAPLVHGAMKHAAPIRKALGFPTIFNLLGPLTNPAGAEYQLLGASRIERAKLLSGALSELGTRRALVVCGNDELDEVCLWGPTTVFEVHAGQVKHSQWTPDDFGLSTCDVRSLRVDSAQESAEFVRLALAGQDSPATRIVTANAAAALLAAERFQDLRQAVGHVQAVLNSGAATEKLSELAEWTRMHR
- the grpE gene encoding nucleotide exchange factor GrpE, whose translation is MTEETKNEPELPEDDVPAAEASETSEPAAEPVNPDDLRLQIEKLQDQLLRGQAELENFRRRSHREADEARKYQSLPMVRDLLPALDNLERAIHAAEQTGDVGTLLEGIRMVSQQLFDTLKGHAIQPITAEGEQFDPNLHAALSQVPTDEHPPMTVIQVVESGYLMHDRIVRPAKVIVSCALPETESDATPAADAEE
- a CDS encoding sodium:solute symporter family protein, whose translation is MTEEASQALARTNFGTIDTVIVVIYLLVSLGIGLMVKRYAGSMENYIGAGRRVGTWLGVATMTGTELGLVTVMYSAQKGFTGGFAAFHVGVIAGVGTLFVGLTGFIVGPLRRMEVLTIPEFYEKRFNRKIRIIGGVILVLAGVLNMGLFLKTGSMFIVGVTGMASEGAALSWVMIALLGLVLIYTTLGGMISVILTDYVQFVVLSIGLLFTTVLAIRTLGWSEIFTGVKEQLGAAGFDPTLEGSGFGWSYIFWMVVTTGFVGSAVWPTAVARALAMESERAVRRQYCWSSLSFAARFIIPYFWGICALVFITASPAGADLKDLFLAQSGDKPELENLYAMPVFLGRLLPTVVIGIVTAGMIAAFMSTHDSYFLTWSSVITQDIVAPLKRGPFTTESRVRLTRILIVLMGGYVLYWGMFYTGGEHIWDYMAVTGGIYFTGAFVVLMMGIYWKGASSFGALLGLLSGLLMLFALEPVQITVGLKYQLESGEWVERLTSPQIGLMTVATAIVLTVVGSLIRPEQANTVSARPTFDAAD
- a CDS encoding zinc ribbon domain-containing protein; translated protein: MPTYEYRCKSCAHEWEEFQSIKAKPLRKCPECGKLKAERIISAGGGIIFKGSGFYQTDYRSDSWKKGEKADKKSQDSSSSGDSKSSGDSKSSGTKTDSSSD
- the dnaJ gene encoding molecular chaperone DnaJ, whose protein sequence is MPTQRDYYEVLGVARSATASEIKKAYRTIALKNHPDRNPGDETAIERFKEASEAFDVLGDEDKRSRYDQFGHAGVSGSRGGGTGFQDVGDIFSAFGDIFENFGFGGSGGGRTRGGRRGSSLQATAQIDLTEAAAGCTRELHISRHEPCDTCNGSGARPGSQPVTCSTCGGHGQVIQAQGLFRVQTTCPACRGEGKTVSSPCVDCSGNGRTMKEVVREVKIPAGIDNGMQLCLRSEGEAGAKGGARGDLYVDVEVRPHPLFERDGMDLKCRVPVTYSQAVLGTELEIPTLTGRKDFTLPAGTQPGSVTRLRGKGMPDPRNGHQVGDLLVEIQVEVPRKTGGRQEELLRELAELEAVDVMPEQKSFFGQLKEFFGGGEEEQ
- a CDS encoding amidohydrolase, whose protein sequence is MANHCFPDYPVTRLILFALAIGVSVRATCGSDPENPPVPRRIYLDEFRPVSELRTFRHLQKRARFPCVNVHSHPGRLSETQIDEMVRVMDQSNIAVSVSLDGRAGAAFSEHHQNLTSRHPGRFIVFVRMDYIGDGEAQNPETWQVHEPAYGSRMADRLTEAVRQGASGLKLLKDLGLSLRDPSGRLYRPDDRRFDPVWQRAGELKIPVLWHCADPVAFFRPISEKNERWEELHRHLEWSFHGNDFPSHQELIDARNRVIARHPGTTFICAHMADIPEDLQKLGRYLDRYPNMNVEIAARVAELGRQPYTARRFFLEYADRILFGTDGVPPISELIPHWRFLETWDEYFPYEDNPFPPQGMWNIYGIGLPDEVLKNVYYRNAARLIPGVHFSLTEQKQPDSENSPP